From Mesomycoplasma dispar, a single genomic window includes:
- the tig gene encoding trigger factor, with amino-acid sequence MITREFLPKSAELKIKLTADPEKWNSFYEKAEKKQAEKVSLRGFRKGKVPLEKARPLLNPEAIFELALRMYLPELEKQAFSNVIDSDNVIESPIFNIVNMDRNNLEIEFLYPVYPEIKLANYQNLKTKYYVKEATAEDIEAQKQKLLESKGKFVSVERPVKMGDVINFDFKGFIDEQPFEGGEAEDFELRIGSNSFIKGFEEQLIGLEIKKEADINVTFPADYHVPAYANKHARFHIKINKIKENQPAKLTNEFVASLKIKDVETISQLELYLSDLTKRENIERARVEFQKNALAEIVEQVEIPLASKLIFAEVNRLRETFHSTLTQQGFTLEEYCRITKFSEEDISKQLETEAKKLLKNSFVFAEIAKLEGLVPTQQDYDDQIEKLSKFTGKSVEELKETIPHSEIQINITNKKVIDRLIELNTEGKEPVSRGKTKEEKVEENK; translated from the coding sequence ATGATAACACGTGAATTTTTACCTAAAAGTGCTGAACTCAAAATAAAATTAACTGCTGATCCCGAAAAGTGAAACTCTTTTTACGAAAAAGCAGAAAAAAAACAAGCAGAAAAAGTGTCTTTACGTGGTTTTCGAAAAGGGAAAGTTCCTCTAGAAAAAGCACGTCCACTTCTAAACCCTGAAGCAATTTTTGAATTAGCACTTCGAATGTATCTTCCTGAACTTGAAAAACAAGCTTTTTCAAACGTAATTGATAGTGATAATGTTATTGAATCACCAATTTTTAACATTGTTAATATGGATAGAAATAATTTGGAAATCGAATTTCTCTACCCAGTTTATCCAGAAATTAAATTAGCAAATTATCAAAACCTTAAAACTAAATATTATGTTAAAGAGGCAACAGCAGAAGATATTGAGGCGCAAAAACAAAAACTTTTAGAATCAAAAGGAAAATTTGTTAGTGTTGAGCGTCCTGTAAAAATGGGTGATGTTATTAATTTTGACTTTAAAGGTTTTATTGACGAGCAACCTTTTGAAGGTGGAGAAGCCGAGGATTTTGAACTTCGTATAGGTTCAAATAGTTTTATTAAGGGTTTTGAAGAGCAATTAATTGGTCTTGAAATCAAAAAAGAAGCCGATATTAACGTTACTTTTCCTGCAGATTATCACGTTCCTGCCTATGCTAATAAACACGCACGTTTCCATATTAAAATTAATAAAATTAAGGAAAATCAACCTGCTAAATTGACAAATGAGTTTGTAGCTTCTTTAAAAATAAAAGATGTTGAGACAATTAGTCAGTTAGAGTTATACTTAAGCGATCTTACAAAACGTGAAAATATCGAGCGTGCAAGAGTTGAGTTTCAAAAAAATGCCCTTGCTGAAATTGTTGAACAAGTTGAAATTCCACTTGCAAGTAAATTAATTTTTGCTGAAGTTAATCGGCTTAGAGAAACATTTCATTCAACATTAACTCAACAAGGTTTTACACTTGAGGAATATTGTCGAATTACTAAATTTTCAGAGGAAGATATTAGCAAACAATTAGAAACTGAAGCAAAAAAATTATTGAAAAATTCGTTTGTTTTTGCCGAAATTGCAAAATTAGAAGGTCTTGTTCCAACGCAACAAGATTATGATGATCAAATTGAAAAATTATCTAAATTTACTGGTAAATCAGTTGAAGAGTTAAAAGAAACTATCCCTCATAGCGAAATCCAAATCAATATAACAAATAAAAAAGTTATTGATAGATTAATTGAACTTAATACTGAAGGCAAAGAACCGGTTTCTAGGGGAAAAACTAAAGAAGAAAAAGTGGAAGAAAACAAATAA
- a CDS encoding S1C family serine protease has translation MKKLNKKYSLIGLFLSINFGLLVANITLLANQKVNLSYKINLDNLLNSIVEIKIKKNEQNFYATGFVLDNMIITNKHILDDADKTDIFYRFANEKDYTKSKIINISKKYDILSLELKSKSKNLELETNFNYGEEIFTIGNPHNLGLTINKGIVSGTNKLENEGIFVRSNITIEPGNSGGPVLNSKNKVIGIMTSRLVNEKPVQGISFFIPSNQIKEFLNSN, from the coding sequence ATGAAAAAATTGAACAAAAAATATAGTTTGATAGGTTTGTTTTTAAGCATAAATTTTGGATTATTAGTTGCAAACATTACCTTGCTAGCAAATCAAAAAGTTAATTTAAGTTATAAAATTAACTTGGATAATCTTTTAAATTCAATTGTTGAAATTAAAATTAAAAAAAATGAACAAAACTTTTATGCAACTGGTTTTGTTTTGGATAATATGATCATCACAAACAAGCACATTCTTGATGATGCCGATAAAACCGATATTTTTTACCGTTTTGCAAACGAAAAAGATTATACTAAATCTAAAATTATTAATATTTCAAAAAAATATGACATATTAAGTTTGGAATTAAAGTCAAAATCTAAAAATCTTGAATTAGAAACAAATTTTAACTACGGTGAAGAAATTTTTACAATCGGAAACCCGCATAATCTTGGTCTTACAATTAACAAAGGAATTGTTTCGGGCACTAATAAGTTAGAAAATGAAGGTATTTTTGTTCGAAGTAATATAACAATCGAACCAGGAAATAGTGGCGGCCCTGTTTTAAATAGTAAAAATAAAGTTATCGGAATAATGACATCACGACTTGTAAACGAAAAACCAGTCCAAGGTATCTCGTTTTTCATTCCTTCAAATCAAATAAAAGAATTCCTAAATTCGAATTAG
- a CDS encoding IS3 family transposase produces the protein MKQNKFSINEKIKYIKIAESQGFKSATIHFANEFREIYKNKSVNKKSQKEGFLQTYANNLIRNWQKKYYNYGMNGLISTRGKNKSPRKSKKQYTINDLSENDRGIYQEIMENVLRRYGIDPAIVMDELKKRKQEAEKDKDQIENSTRLCSVLKVNRTSIYRKIKVKKSPKEMVYSKELLDWILESFNFNRKVKGRDNLYNVYKNQGNNISTYVFQKHYEHLGIKSIAYKKQGKNAPKEAKFSRIWAEDHIKGQFESKNFGEKWFADIKFIRIGDDFYFLHSIIETKSNYLLNFSISKTRFSEETIKLVKETIKKHKITPKFFHSDHGVEYANHRFAQFLKENNIQQSMSPKGNALANRPIEYFYAILQREYLNVEGKIFENLEDAHQKISSFVKWYNKTRVQSCLSYLSPNSHFEQFGAQKNFHNFGE, from the coding sequence ATGAAACAAAATAAATTTTCAATTAATGAAAAAATCAAATATATCAAAATCGCTGAATCGCAAGGATTCAAAAGTGCGACTATACATTTTGCAAACGAGTTTCGTGAAATTTATAAAAATAAATCAGTTAATAAAAAATCGCAAAAAGAGGGTTTTTTACAGACATATGCGAATAATTTAATTCGAAACTGACAAAAAAAGTATTATAATTATGGTATGAACGGATTAATTAGCACACGTGGTAAAAATAAATCACCACGTAAGTCAAAAAAACAATACACAATTAACGATCTTTCGGAAAATGACCGCGGAATTTATCAAGAAATAATGGAAAACGTCCTTAGAAGATACGGGATTGATCCTGCAATTGTAATGGACGAACTTAAAAAGCGAAAACAAGAAGCAGAAAAAGATAAGGATCAAATCGAAAATTCAACAAGACTTTGCAGCGTTTTAAAAGTTAATCGCACATCGATTTATCGCAAAATAAAGGTGAAAAAATCACCAAAAGAAATGGTATACAGTAAAGAATTACTTGATTGAATTCTTGAAAGTTTTAATTTTAACAGAAAAGTAAAAGGTCGAGATAATTTGTATAATGTATACAAAAATCAAGGAAATAATATAAGCACATATGTTTTTCAAAAACACTATGAACATTTAGGGATAAAATCGATTGCTTACAAAAAACAAGGTAAAAATGCGCCAAAAGAAGCTAAATTTTCGCGGATTTGAGCCGAAGATCATATCAAAGGACAATTTGAATCTAAAAATTTTGGTGAAAAATGATTTGCTGATATTAAATTTATAAGAATTGGCGATGATTTTTATTTTTTGCATTCAATAATTGAAACAAAATCTAATTATTTGCTAAATTTTTCAATTTCCAAGACTAGATTTTCAGAAGAAACAATAAAATTAGTAAAAGAAACAATCAAAAAACACAAAATTACACCTAAATTTTTCCATTCAGATCATGGAGTTGAATATGCTAACCACCGATTTGCTCAATTTTTAAAAGAAAACAACATTCAACAATCAATGTCGCCAAAAGGAAACGCGCTTGCAAACCGCCCGATTGAATACTTTTATGCTATTTTACAAAGAGAATACTTGAATGTTGAGGGTAAAATTTTTGAAAACCTTGAAGATGCCCATCAAAAAATCAGCTCATTTGTTAAATGATACAATAAAACTAGAGTGCAAAGTTGCCTTTCATATTTGAGTCCAAATTCTCATTTTGAACAATTTGGTGCTCAAAAAAATTTTCACAATTTTGGAGAATAA
- a CDS encoding S1C family serine protease has translation MKKLNKKYSLIGLFLSINFGLLVANITLLANQKVNLSYKINLDNLLNSIVEIKIKKNEQNFYATGFVLDNMIITNKHILDDADKTDIFYRFANEKDYTKSKIINISKKYDILSLELKSKSKNLELETNFNYGEEIFTIGNPHNLGLTINKGIVSGTNKLENEGIFVRSNITIEPGNSGGPVLNSKNKVIGIMTSRLVNEKPVQGISFFIPSNQIKEFLNSN, from the coding sequence ATGAAAAAATTGAACAAAAAATATAGTTTGATAGGTTTGTTTTTAAGCATAAATTTTGGATTATTAGTTGCAAACATTACCTTGCTAGCAAATCAAAAAGTTAATTTAAGTTATAAAATTAACTTGGATAATCTTTTAAATTCAATTGTTGAAATTAAAATTAAAAAAAATGAACAAAACTTTTATGCAACTGGTTTTGTTTTGGATAATATGATCATCACAAACAAGCACATTCTTGATGATGCCGATAAAACCGATATTTTTTACCGTTTTGCAAACGAAAAAGATTATACTAAATCTAAAATTATTAATATTTCAAAAAAATATGACATATTAAGTTTGGAATTAAAGTCAAAATCTAAAAATCTTGAATTAGAAACAAATTTTAACTACGGTGAAGAAATTTTTACAATCGGAAACCCGCATAATCTTGGTCTTACAATTAACAAAGGAATTGTTTCGGGCACTAATAAGTTAGAAAATGAAGGTATTTTTGTTCGAAGTAATATAACAATCGAACCAGGGAATAGTGGCGGCCCTGTTTTAAATAGTAAAAATAAAGTTATCGGAATAATGACATCACGACTTGTAAACGAAAAACCAGTCCAAGGTATCTCGTTTTTCATTCCTTCAAATCAAATAAAAGAATTCCTAAATTCGAATTAG
- a CDS encoding 16S rRNA (uracil(1498)-N(3))-methyltransferase — MFRFFVNEKQENFFILDDLTLNHIKTVRIKNENFICVYQGQFYLVKLVKNSNKAEIIVKIDGSNEPKNQVVLAIAVIKTKAFEFAIQKAVEIGVNEIWPFYSKNVSQKLNGDLTKKLKRWEQICLHSAQQSFRNLVPKINLPMNYRDVLQKSENFPVKLIAFENEKSNTNFPETDQKTIIMVGPEGGFEETEIELAKKSNFQSVSLGKRILRSETAAIFLLSKCIKD, encoded by the coding sequence ATGTTCCGCTTTTTTGTTAATGAAAAACAAGAAAATTTTTTCATACTTGATGATTTAACTCTAAATCATATTAAAACAGTAAGAATTAAAAATGAAAATTTCATTTGTGTCTATCAAGGTCAATTTTATCTTGTAAAATTGGTTAAAAATTCAAATAAAGCCGAAATTATCGTTAAAATTGACGGTAGCAATGAACCAAAAAACCAAGTTGTTTTAGCAATTGCCGTGATAAAAACAAAAGCTTTTGAATTTGCAATTCAAAAAGCAGTCGAAATTGGTGTTAATGAAATTTGACCCTTTTATAGTAAAAATGTTAGTCAAAAATTGAACGGTGATTTAACAAAAAAATTAAAAAGGTGGGAACAAATTTGCCTTCATAGCGCTCAACAGAGTTTTCGAAATTTAGTTCCAAAAATAAATTTACCTATGAATTATAGGGATGTTTTACAAAAATCTGAAAATTTTCCGGTAAAATTAATTGCTTTTGAAAACGAGAAAAGTAATACTAATTTTCCTGAAACAGACCAAAAAACAATCATAATGGTCGGTCCTGAAGGTGGTTTTGAAGAAACCGAAATTGAATTAGCAAAAAAATCTAACTTTCAAAGTGTTTCGCTTGGAAAGCGAATTTTACGTTCAGAAACAGCAGCAATTTTTCTTTTGTCCAAATGTATAAAAGATTAG
- the alaS gene encoding alanine--tRNA ligase, giving the protein MKKLSASEIRQLWIDFFQEKNHLFIESKPLVPQNDDSLLWINSGVATLKDYFTGKKIPPSKRLVNSQKALRTNDIENVGVTSRHHTLFEMLGNFSIGDYFKTEAIDFAYEFLVKRLELDPEKLFITYYDGDDLTFEKWKNLGFSKEKLIPGNRKTNFWDLGQGPCGPCTEIYFDRGEKFDSRGSELIKNEIENDRFIEIWNIVFSEFNNDGQQNYVPLKSKNIDTGAGFERIVSILQEGPTNYDTDLFLPIIAEIEKNTDFRYDINNYFLKKPAQTAINTSFRVIADHIRAITFAINDGVMPSNLHRGYIIRRLIRRSYWNGKKLGINQPFLFKLVEIVGKTLEYNFDIPKISKIIQQEEENFAKTLEIGHNLLQNELKISKNSIKPEIVFKLFETYGFPPELTKEILLEHNIEFSLDSLIEFQEKHAEISRAKTAKGMEKVIGSLDQVQGKISDFVGYDSQKVEAKISFLANENDEISESNSENLSYAIFDRTPFYATAGGQKHDQGWIIQDNEKIEILNVFKDKFLNNVHVFRGKVYKNGPVFLIVNSENRIKLERNHSATHLLFASLRAQFGSQIKQLGSDNNENRLTFDFPFSQKPSQEEIQTVENRVNSYIKQEINRKYLITDIGEAQKLNAIMTLEESEYMDPNSLRLVMFPGITTDLCGGTHIENTKLIEKFTILSCQSKGSGIYRIRAVSSWEEYNKFLKEKITEINFKISTLVSKVQKIEPNFNLNLPDSSDLKQQFSELGKIEKNLKDYYKQILKLKANQLNFELDLNNLIEINGVNFYLDFDFSFPNLKQSAATLRQKNPKTSFVLASNFENDNYLITVSSSILKSDLILNKILEIYDGSGGGNAKIAQGKIGKKPEKETIIQLLWKISSEF; this is encoded by the coding sequence ATGAAAAAATTATCAGCAAGCGAAATTAGACAACTTTGAATCGATTTTTTTCAAGAAAAAAACCACCTTTTTATTGAATCAAAACCACTTGTCCCCCAAAATGATGATTCTTTGCTTTGAATTAACTCGGGAGTAGCAACTTTAAAAGATTATTTTACGGGTAAAAAAATTCCGCCATCAAAACGACTTGTTAATTCACAAAAAGCACTTCGAACAAATGACATCGAAAATGTCGGAGTGACTTCACGACATCATACATTGTTTGAAATGTTAGGGAATTTTTCAATTGGAGATTATTTTAAAACAGAAGCGATCGATTTTGCCTATGAATTTTTAGTAAAAAGATTGGAATTAGACCCCGAAAAACTTTTTATTACTTATTACGATGGCGATGATCTTACCTTTGAAAAGTGGAAAAATTTAGGATTTTCTAAAGAAAAATTAATACCTGGAAATCGAAAAACCAACTTTTGGGATTTAGGGCAAGGCCCTTGTGGTCCGTGTACAGAAATTTATTTTGACCGTGGTGAAAAATTTGATAGCCGTGGAAGCGAATTAATAAAAAATGAAATTGAAAACGACCGTTTTATTGAAATTTGAAATATAGTTTTTTCCGAATTTAATAACGATGGACAGCAAAATTATGTGCCTTTAAAGTCAAAAAACATTGATACTGGTGCTGGTTTTGAGCGAATTGTTTCAATTTTGCAAGAAGGTCCAACTAACTATGACACCGACCTTTTTTTGCCAATTATTGCTGAAATTGAAAAAAATACTGATTTTCGTTATGATATTAATAATTATTTTTTAAAAAAACCAGCACAAACTGCAATTAACACTAGTTTTCGTGTAATTGCCGATCATATTCGCGCAATCACTTTTGCGATTAATGACGGAGTTATGCCCTCAAATTTGCATCGCGGCTACATAATTCGTCGCTTAATTCGAAGATCGTACTGAAATGGGAAAAAATTAGGAATTAATCAACCATTTTTATTTAAATTAGTGGAAATTGTTGGTAAAACCTTAGAGTATAATTTTGACATTCCAAAAATTAGCAAAATTATCCAACAAGAAGAGGAAAATTTTGCAAAAACACTCGAAATAGGTCATAATTTACTTCAAAATGAGCTAAAAATTAGTAAAAACTCAATAAAACCAGAAATAGTTTTTAAACTTTTTGAAACTTATGGTTTCCCCCCTGAACTTACTAAGGAAATTTTATTAGAGCATAATATTGAATTTAGCCTTGATTCATTGATAGAATTTCAAGAAAAACACGCTGAAATTTCAAGAGCAAAAACAGCAAAAGGAATGGAAAAAGTAATTGGCTCACTTGATCAGGTTCAGGGGAAAATTTCTGATTTTGTCGGTTATGATTCCCAAAAAGTTGAGGCTAAAATTAGTTTTTTAGCCAATGAAAACGACGAAATTTCCGAATCAAATAGTGAAAATTTATCCTATGCAATTTTTGACAGAACCCCTTTTTATGCAACAGCTGGTGGGCAAAAACACGATCAAGGTTGAATTATTCAGGATAATGAGAAAATTGAAATTCTAAATGTTTTTAAAGATAAATTTTTAAACAATGTCCATGTTTTTCGTGGAAAAGTCTATAAAAATGGACCTGTTTTTTTAATAGTTAACTCAGAAAACCGAATAAAATTAGAGCGAAATCACTCTGCTACTCACCTTTTATTTGCATCACTTCGTGCTCAATTTGGATCGCAAATTAAACAGTTAGGATCTGATAATAACGAAAACCGGTTAACTTTTGATTTCCCTTTTAGTCAAAAACCGAGCCAGGAAGAGATACAAACTGTCGAAAACCGCGTAAATTCATACATAAAGCAAGAAATTAACCGTAAATATTTGATTACAGACATTGGCGAAGCGCAAAAATTAAATGCAATTATGACACTTGAAGAATCCGAGTACATGGATCCAAATTCGCTTCGTCTTGTAATGTTTCCTGGAATTACAACGGATTTATGTGGGGGAACGCATATCGAAAACACAAAATTAATTGAAAAATTCACGATTTTAAGTTGTCAAAGTAAAGGTTCGGGAATTTACCGAATTCGTGCTGTTAGTTCTTGAGAAGAATATAATAAATTTTTAAAGGAAAAAATCACGGAAATTAACTTTAAAATTTCCACTTTAGTAAGTAAAGTTCAAAAAATTGAGCCTAATTTTAATCTAAATTTACCAGATTCATCTGATTTAAAACAGCAATTTAGTGAACTGGGAAAAATTGAAAAAAATCTTAAGGATTATTACAAACAGATATTAAAATTGAAAGCAAATCAGCTAAATTTTGAGCTTGATTTAAATAATTTAATCGAAATTAACGGTGTTAATTTCTATCTTGATTTCGATTTTTCATTTCCAAATTTAAAACAGTCAGCAGCGACACTAAGACAAAAGAATCCAAAAACATCCTTTGTTTTAGCATCTAATTTCGAAAATGATAACTATTTAATCACGGTTTCTTCTTCGATTTTAAAGTCTGATTTGATTCTTAATAAAATTTTGGAAATCTATGATGGTTCAGGGGGCGGAAATGCTAAAATTGCCCAAGGAAAAATTGGAAAAAAACCAGAAAAAGAAACAATAATTCAGCTTTTATGGAAAATCAGTTCCGAATTTTAG
- the ruvX gene encoding Holliday junction resolvase RuvX: protein MENQFRILALDLGVKSCGFAISDSEGKISYPLEQFNFKRYDFASVVSRVDFWKKHYQISTIVLGYPLTLGGKESPRTKMVENFANLLTKSLKITVVFQDERLSTKEAETFLLDIGLSFKKRQKVIDKMAAQIILERFLETKNGNEKH, encoded by the coding sequence ATGGAAAATCAGTTCCGAATTTTAGCGCTAGATTTAGGCGTTAAATCTTGTGGTTTTGCAATTTCAGACTCTGAAGGAAAAATTTCCTATCCACTTGAACAATTCAATTTTAAAAGATATGATTTTGCCAGTGTAGTTTCGCGAGTTGATTTTTGAAAAAAACACTACCAAATTTCCACAATTGTTTTAGGATATCCGCTAACTTTAGGTGGAAAGGAATCGCCGCGGACAAAAATGGTGGAAAATTTTGCGAATTTATTAACAAAAAGTCTTAAAATTACAGTTGTTTTTCAAGATGAACGACTTTCGACAAAAGAAGCTGAAACTTTTTTACTTGATATAGGTCTTTCCTTTAAAAAAAGACAGAAAGTGATCGACAAAATGGCAGCGCAAATAATTTTAGAAAGATTTTTAGAAACTAAAAATGGAAACGAAAAACACTAA
- the pth gene encoding aminoacyl-tRNA hydrolase, which produces MKLIVGLGNPGEKYAQTKHNVGYWTLDLLAERLGLSFDQKTENGIYCKQSDFILAKPTTFMNKSGDFVQELIKFYKINIQDVMIVYDDMSFEIGQATIKATGSAGGQRGMANIIEKCGTKEIKRLKIGISRGENAKEYVLSPFDIYAKTKVKNVVEQAVNILIFYLSNSFMTTVEKFNANKNKA; this is translated from the coding sequence ATGAAACTAATTGTTGGCCTTGGTAATCCAGGTGAAAAATATGCTCAAACTAAACATAATGTCGGTTATTGAACTCTCGATTTGTTAGCAGAAAGATTGGGGCTTAGTTTTGACCAGAAAACGGAAAATGGCATTTATTGCAAACAAAGTGATTTTATTCTTGCAAAACCGACAACTTTTATGAACAAATCTGGCGATTTTGTACAAGAATTAATCAAATTTTACAAAATTAACATTCAAGATGTAATGATTGTCTATGATGATATGAGTTTTGAAATTGGACAAGCGACAATAAAAGCCACTGGGAGTGCCGGCGGTCAGCGAGGAATGGCTAATATTATTGAAAAATGTGGTACAAAAGAGATAAAAAGACTTAAAATTGGCATTTCGCGTGGCGAAAATGCAAAAGAATACGTGCTTTCACCCTTTGATATTTATGCCAAAACTAAAGTTAAAAATGTCGTAGAACAAGCAGTTAATATTTTGATTTTTTACCTATCAAATAGCTTTATGACCACGGTTGAAAAATTTAATGCAAACAAAAACAAAGCCTAA
- the tilS gene encoding tRNA lysidine(34) synthetase TilS — MQTKTKPKEKYLIAVSGGSDSMFLLNKYKKKDVIVAHINYNLRPEAIFETILVAKFCQKHNLKLKILSFDSFRISGNLQNELRKARYKFFQHLYEQFNCTKLLVAHHRNDFLETVFLQKNKEKIVSFWGIRKKNYLFNMQILRPLLHSKTKKQILYQCQKKSIPFLDDSSNFTGKYQRNRVRFLLEKRSNFSLFFLFLLYYFINLFKLLMLKYQKKIFQKWEKTGYNIKNFKKIRIKSGVVFLYINQNFEEINLTKGKIKSIIDFICAKSANGIFLLKKNNYIIKKKWKIYAKSSKI; from the coding sequence ATGCAAACAAAAACAAAGCCTAAAGAAAAATATTTAATTGCTGTCTCAGGCGGTTCAGATTCGATGTTTTTGCTTAACAAATACAAAAAAAAAGATGTCATAGTTGCTCATATAAACTATAATTTAAGACCAGAAGCAATTTTTGAGACAATTTTAGTGGCGAAATTTTGCCAGAAACACAATTTAAAATTGAAAATTTTATCCTTTGATAGTTTTAGAATTAGTGGAAATTTGCAAAATGAGTTAAGGAAAGCACGCTATAAATTTTTTCAGCATCTTTATGAACAATTTAATTGCACAAAATTGCTAGTTGCTCACCATCGAAACGACTTTCTTGAAACAGTTTTTTTGCAAAAAAACAAAGAAAAAATTGTATCATTTTGAGGAATTCGCAAAAAAAATTACCTTTTTAATATGCAGATTTTAAGACCACTTTTACATTCAAAGACAAAAAAACAAATTCTTTACCAGTGCCAGAAAAAATCGATACCTTTTCTTGATGATAGTTCAAATTTTACTGGCAAATATCAACGAAATCGAGTTAGATTTTTATTGGAAAAAAGGAGTAATTTTTCCCTTTTTTTTCTTTTTTTACTATATTATTTCATTAATTTGTTTAAACTATTAATGCTAAAATATCAAAAAAAAATTTTTCAAAAATGGGAAAAAACAGGGTATAATATTAAGAACTTTAAGAAAATTAGAATAAAATCAGGAGTTGTTTTTTTATATATTAATCAAAATTTTGAAGAAATTAATTTAACAAAGGGGAAAATTAAATCAATTATCGATTTTATTTGCGCAAAATCAGCTAATGGCATATTTTTACTGAAAAAAAATAATTATATAATTAAAAAAAAATGAAAAATATACGCAAAATCTAGTAAAATTTAA